A DNA window from Pseudodesulfovibrio thermohalotolerans contains the following coding sequences:
- a CDS encoding SulP family inorganic anion transporter yields MSFAKYFSADLIPALWSSTREGYSINNLARDLGSGVTVGIVALPLAMAFAIASGATPEQGLFTSIVAGFIISVFGGSRFQIGGPTGAFVVIVASVIARHGYEGLVVTMLLAGALLVLMGIFNFGQFLRFIPYPVVTGFTTGIALLIVTTQIKDFFGLGLTSVPSGFLDRLAACANALPTFSGAALSVSLGTLAIMILVRQFVPRLPAHIVGIFFATLATWVLHLPIETIGSHFGGIPAELPHLQYPAFSLESIRVLLPESLTIALLAGIESLLSAVVADGMTGKRHNPSMELVAQGFANIASALFGGIPATGAIARTATNIRAGAYSPVSGIIHVITLVIFLMFCSKLLYHIPLASLAAILTFVAWDMSELHRFKRLLHAPKADSLVLLITFSLTVFVDLTVAVQVGVVLAALLFMKRMSEVGSVCEVPMGKESDTLPDSNYNDQIASYEVDGPFFFGMAQRFIDIMQFTRTPPKVLIIKLSHVNHIDATAIEALENVIQKAHRTGTTVVLADINEGVRRVLHAMGTKALVGPENVCADYPSALFRAKCLVGAPAQSETTATPRARQTAPRLTMQRP; encoded by the coding sequence ATGTCTTTTGCAAAGTATTTCAGCGCGGATCTCATTCCCGCTCTGTGGTCTTCCACTCGGGAAGGCTATTCCATCAACAATCTTGCCCGGGACCTGGGTTCCGGCGTAACAGTGGGCATTGTGGCCCTGCCCTTGGCCATGGCGTTCGCCATCGCCTCCGGAGCAACCCCTGAACAGGGGCTGTTCACCTCCATCGTTGCCGGTTTCATCATTTCCGTCTTTGGCGGTTCGCGTTTCCAGATCGGCGGCCCCACCGGCGCCTTCGTTGTCATCGTGGCCAGCGTCATCGCCCGGCACGGATACGAAGGGCTGGTCGTGACCATGCTCCTGGCGGGCGCACTGTTGGTGCTCATGGGCATCTTCAATTTCGGACAGTTCCTGCGATTTATCCCCTATCCGGTCGTCACCGGCTTCACGACCGGCATTGCGCTGCTCATCGTGACCACACAGATCAAGGACTTTTTCGGCCTCGGCCTGACCTCCGTGCCGTCCGGATTTCTTGACAGGCTCGCCGCTTGCGCCAACGCGCTTCCGACCTTCAGCGGAGCCGCCCTGAGCGTCAGTCTCGGCACCCTCGCAATCATGATTCTGGTGCGGCAGTTTGTCCCCAGACTTCCCGCGCACATCGTGGGCATCTTCTTCGCCACCCTGGCTACCTGGGTGCTGCACCTGCCCATCGAAACCATCGGTTCCCATTTCGGCGGCATCCCCGCAGAGCTGCCCCATTTGCAATATCCCGCGTTCAGCCTCGAATCCATCCGCGTGCTGCTGCCGGAATCCCTGACCATCGCGCTTCTCGCGGGCATCGAATCCCTGCTCAGCGCGGTCGTGGCGGACGGCATGACCGGAAAACGGCACAACCCTTCGATGGAACTGGTGGCCCAGGGCTTCGCCAACATCGCTTCGGCACTGTTCGGCGGCATCCCCGCTACCGGTGCCATCGCCCGCACCGCCACCAACATCCGCGCGGGAGCCTATTCCCCGGTCTCAGGCATCATTCACGTCATTACTCTCGTGATTTTCCTGATGTTCTGCTCCAAGCTGCTGTACCACATTCCGCTCGCGAGCCTGGCCGCCATCCTAACCTTCGTCGCCTGGGACATGAGCGAACTGCACCGCTTCAAGCGTCTGCTGCACGCCCCGAAGGCCGACTCCCTGGTCCTGCTGATTACCTTCTCGCTGACGGTATTCGTCGACCTGACGGTCGCGGTGCAGGTCGGCGTGGTGCTTGCCGCTCTGCTGTTCATGAAACGCATGAGCGAAGTGGGCAGCGTCTGCGAAGTCCCCATGGGGAAGGAATCCGACACCCTTCCCGATTCCAACTACAATGACCAAATCGCCAGCTACGAAGTCGACGGCCCGTTCTTCTTCGGCATGGCCCAACGGTTCATCGACATCATGCAATTCACCCGGACGCCGCCCAAGGTGCTCATCATCAAGCTGAGCCACGTCAACCACATCGACGCGACGGCCATTGAGGCGCTGGAAAACGTCATTCAGAAGGCGCACCGGACCGGCACGACCGTTGTCCTCGCGGACATCAACGAGGGCGTTCGCCGCGTGCTCCACGCCATGGGAACCAAGGCTCTCGTCGGCCCCGAGAACGTCTGTGCCGACTACCCGTCCGCACTGTTCCGCGCGAAATGCCTCGTCGGAGCACCGGCGCAATCGGAAACAACAGCCACCCCCAGAGCCAGACAAACAGCCCCCAGGCTGACCATGCAACGCCCGTAG
- a CDS encoding molybdopterin-dependent oxidoreductase — MKEDNKLSRRLFLAVAAGTVVNIGLPGLFATVTEARQKSLAEELRADGKPRIPPGQTAIELIEDMGGKPGSPRIEDFRLRVHGEVEHPYTIDFKEFMQFEQSDVTCDIHCVTGWTLLDSSWRGVLLSTLLDRARPKIDKGFVVIEAAHGYTTSIPLADTRKADVFLAHTLSGNPLPRPNGAPVRAVVPDRYLYKSAKWVEGLKVVSRDELGYWEKRGYSNSADPWKEERYSR, encoded by the coding sequence ATGAAAGAAGACAACAAACTCTCCAGACGCCTGTTTCTGGCCGTCGCGGCCGGAACCGTAGTCAACATCGGACTGCCGGGCCTGTTCGCCACGGTTACGGAAGCCAGACAAAAAAGCCTTGCCGAGGAGCTCCGGGCAGACGGAAAGCCCCGGATCCCACCGGGCCAGACAGCCATTGAACTCATCGAGGACATGGGCGGCAAACCCGGCTCCCCCCGCATCGAGGATTTCCGCCTGCGCGTCCATGGTGAAGTCGAGCACCCCTACACAATCGATTTCAAGGAATTCATGCAGTTCGAGCAATCGGACGTCACCTGCGACATCCACTGCGTGACCGGCTGGACCCTGCTCGATTCATCCTGGCGCGGCGTCCTTCTCTCCACCCTCCTGGACCGCGCACGGCCCAAAATCGACAAGGGATTCGTCGTCATCGAAGCTGCTCACGGCTACACCACGAGCATACCGCTCGCTGACACGCGAAAGGCCGACGTCTTCCTGGCGCACACCCTCTCTGGCAACCCGCTGCCCCGCCCCAACGGTGCCCCTGTACGGGCTGTGGTCCCCGACAGATACCTCTACAAGAGCGCCAAGTGGGTGGAAGGCTTGAAAGTCGTCTCACGGGACGAACTGGGATACTGGGAAAAACGCGGATACAGCAACTCCGCCGATCCGTGGAAAGAGGAACGGTATTCCCGCTGA
- a CDS encoding DsrE family protein, with protein sequence MSKDTLNILWTNADPVTSELMVLMYAKASAMRGWWKRVRVIVWGATAKLVAENETIRDLVREAQREGVEFSACEACADRLGVKKALQDLDMEVILWGYPLTEILRDEKTLITV encoded by the coding sequence ATGAGTAAAGACACACTGAATATTCTCTGGACCAACGCCGACCCGGTGACCTCGGAACTGATGGTTTTAATGTACGCCAAAGCGTCCGCAATGCGCGGCTGGTGGAAGCGGGTCAGGGTCATCGTCTGGGGTGCGACCGCCAAGCTGGTCGCCGAAAACGAAACCATCCGGGACCTGGTGCGCGAAGCCCAGCGGGAAGGCGTCGAGTTCAGCGCGTGCGAGGCGTGCGCCGACCGGCTCGGCGTCAAGAAGGCGCTCCAGGATCTCGACATGGAGGTCATTCTCTGGGGTTATCCCCTGACTGAGATCCTCCGCGACGAGAAGACACTCATCACCGTCTAA
- a CDS encoding peroxiredoxin-like family protein produces the protein MSLKKQLAETKAQSGQVIPQNARKIMDAELDRLVKAGLAQQAPKKGEPLPAFTLPNQSGIPKSLGELLEKGPTVIVFYRGGWCPYCNLELRAYQEVLGEIRKRGATLVAISPELPDSSLSTSERNDLAYEVLSDQDSRYAHEIGIAFTLSDELREVYGKFGLELEKHNGPGRFTLPLPATFVVDTDGTIAYAFVDPDYTVRAEPADVLDALDQLER, from the coding sequence ATGTCGCTCAAGAAACAACTCGCGGAAACCAAGGCGCAAAGCGGACAGGTAATTCCGCAAAACGCTCGCAAGATCATGGACGCCGAACTGGACCGGCTCGTCAAAGCCGGACTGGCGCAACAAGCCCCGAAAAAGGGAGAGCCGCTCCCCGCCTTCACGCTTCCAAACCAGAGCGGCATCCCCAAAAGCCTTGGTGAGCTATTGGAAAAAGGCCCGACGGTCATCGTCTTCTACCGGGGTGGCTGGTGCCCTTACTGCAACCTCGAACTGCGCGCCTACCAAGAGGTGCTGGGCGAGATCCGAAAAAGAGGGGCAACCCTGGTGGCCATCTCTCCCGAACTTCCCGACAGCTCCCTGTCCACTTCGGAACGAAATGACCTGGCCTATGAAGTCCTATCCGACCAGGACTCCCGATACGCTCATGAAATTGGCATCGCCTTCACCCTTTCCGACGAACTGCGCGAGGTCTACGGCAAGTTCGGCCTGGAGCTTGAAAAGCACAACGGACCGGGCCGGTTCACTCTGCCCCTGCCCGCCACCTTCGTGGTCGATACCGACGGCACCATCGCCTACGCCTTTGTCGACCCGGACTACACCGTGCGAGCCGAACCGGCGGACGTTCTGGATGCCCTGGACCAACTCGAACGATAG
- a CDS encoding TetR/AcrR family transcriptional regulator, whose amino-acid sequence MAKAQYDRDEILDKAVDLFWSNGFSGSSMQQVVEATGLKPGSIYFSFGNKEALFTEAVEKYARDGIARIRETLDNAPSVGEGLCLHLERFVREASEDGYRSCFLVKTQLETAGLADGLHECAAAKLREIEALFQSYLEREYDEELSRDRAASIMLHIFGMRVYGYRRNAAERMRRALREGLSWLPWTDIQ is encoded by the coding sequence ATGGCAAAAGCGCAATATGACAGGGACGAAATTCTCGACAAGGCTGTCGATCTGTTCTGGAGCAACGGCTTCAGCGGGTCGTCCATGCAGCAGGTCGTGGAGGCCACCGGGCTGAAGCCCGGCTCCATTTATTTTTCCTTCGGCAACAAGGAAGCGTTGTTCACGGAGGCGGTGGAGAAGTACGCCCGGGACGGCATCGCCCGTATTCGGGAGACTTTGGACAACGCCCCGAGCGTTGGGGAAGGGCTCTGCCTGCATCTGGAACGGTTTGTCCGGGAAGCCTCCGAGGACGGCTATCGCAGTTGTTTTCTCGTAAAGACGCAGTTGGAAACGGCGGGGCTGGCCGATGGCCTGCATGAGTGCGCGGCCGCAAAGCTGCGGGAAATCGAGGCGCTGTTCCAGAGTTATCTTGAAAGGGAGTATGACGAGGAGTTGAGCCGCGACCGGGCCGCCAGCATCATGCTCCATATTTTCGGGATGCGAGTGTATGGTTATCGCCGGAACGCCGCCGAGCGTATGCGAAGGGCCTTGCGGGAGGGACTGTCGTGGCTCCCCTGGACCGACATCCAGTGA
- the mazG gene encoding nucleoside triphosphate pyrophosphohydrolase, which produces MSETKHDVPAKALRELLDVIDALIAPDGCPWDKEQTPLTLCDYLAEETFELIEGIRSGDPKEAMEELGDVMFILLFMATLYEREGTHTLADSINFSTAKMIRRHPHVFGDKRFDNIGELWDNWEKTKREENKGTARKRVFDSLPSGLPPLLKAYRINSKSARNGFTWESDRDVEEHLRQEWDEWQEAMASGHADDSEREFGDYLFTLVELGRRKGIKANAALDFANQKFLSRFAKMEELAEMRCLDLTSMSLDEMNGLWDEVKNWEKS; this is translated from the coding sequence ATGAGCGAAACGAAACACGACGTCCCTGCCAAGGCCCTTCGCGAACTGCTTGATGTCATCGACGCCCTCATCGCGCCCGACGGCTGCCCCTGGGACAAGGAACAGACCCCGCTGACTCTGTGCGACTACCTGGCCGAGGAAACCTTCGAGCTCATCGAAGGCATTCGCTCGGGCGATCCTAAGGAAGCCATGGAAGAACTGGGAGACGTCATGTTCATCCTCCTGTTCATGGCCACCCTGTACGAACGCGAGGGGACCCACACCCTGGCCGACTCCATCAACTTCAGCACGGCCAAAATGATCCGCCGCCACCCGCACGTGTTCGGCGACAAGCGTTTCGACAACATCGGCGAGCTGTGGGACAACTGGGAAAAGACCAAGCGCGAGGAGAACAAGGGCACCGCCCGCAAGCGAGTCTTCGACTCCCTGCCCTCGGGCCTGCCCCCCCTGCTCAAGGCGTACCGCATCAACTCCAAGTCAGCCCGCAACGGGTTCACCTGGGAATCGGACCGGGACGTGGAGGAACACCTGAGGCAGGAATGGGACGAATGGCAGGAGGCCATGGCGTCAGGCCACGCCGACGACTCGGAACGGGAATTCGGCGACTACCTCTTCACCCTGGTGGAACTGGGGCGGCGCAAGGGCATCAAGGCCAACGCGGCGCTCGACTTCGCAAACCAGAAGTTCCTGTCCCGATTCGCCAAGATGGAAGAGTTGGCTGAAATGCGTTGTCTGGACCTGACCAGCATGAGTCTCGACGAGATGAACGGCCTGTGGGACGAGGTCAAGAATTGGGAAAAATCCTAG
- a CDS encoding CvpA family protein, which translates to MNFLDIILICIIALFVLRGFFRGLVQEVLSLIAVVLAIYLASRFDDVLSPHLKLYIESDITVSALSYFLIFIGTLVVVWLLTKLIRSVLEISLLGWIDRTLGGVFGLLEGALICLVGLMFLQTFAPESDILNESAIAPRAQHLVAKMSEYVDLPQALDSAKTALGISDGNAAE; encoded by the coding sequence ATGAATTTTCTGGATATCATTCTCATCTGCATAATCGCACTCTTCGTCCTGCGCGGTTTTTTCCGCGGCCTGGTTCAGGAAGTCCTGTCCCTGATCGCCGTTGTCCTGGCCATCTATCTGGCCTCCAGGTTCGACGACGTCCTGTCGCCGCATCTCAAGCTTTACATAGAAAGCGACATCACCGTCAGTGCGCTGTCCTATTTCCTCATTTTTATTGGAACACTGGTCGTGGTCTGGCTGCTGACCAAGCTGATCCGCAGCGTGCTGGAGATATCCCTGCTCGGCTGGATCGACCGTACGCTCGGCGGTGTCTTCGGCCTGCTTGAAGGCGCACTCATCTGCCTGGTGGGCCTGATGTTTTTGCAGACGTTCGCCCCAGAGTCCGACATCCTCAACGAATCGGCCATCGCGCCCAGGGCGCAGCACCTCGTCGCCAAGATGAGCGAATACGTCGACCTGCCCCAGGCACTGGATTCGGCCAAGACCGCGCTGGGCATCAGCGACGGCAACGCCGCCGAGTAG
- the rfbC gene encoding dTDP-4-dehydrorhamnose 3,5-epimerase produces MEVYKTEFSGLLVLIPRVFQDERGFFLESYNAARFRELGIDCEFIQDNHAYSKDVGVLRGFHFQTPPMAQAKLVWVTRGAVLDVVVDLRKGSPTYGRTEYAILSAANFKRMFIPKGFGHAYATIMPDTEFQYKVDAPYSPAHEGGLAWNDPDIGMDWKPALQGREPILSEKDRLLPGLAGFTSSFTFKD; encoded by the coding sequence ATGGAGGTCTACAAAACGGAGTTTTCCGGGCTGCTTGTCCTGATTCCCCGTGTGTTTCAGGACGAGAGGGGATTTTTCCTCGAAAGCTACAACGCAGCGCGTTTCCGGGAGCTCGGCATAGACTGCGAGTTCATCCAGGACAATCATGCCTATTCGAAGGATGTCGGCGTATTGCGGGGCTTCCATTTTCAGACGCCGCCCATGGCCCAGGCCAAGCTGGTCTGGGTGACGCGCGGCGCGGTCCTGGACGTTGTGGTCGACCTGCGCAAAGGGTCGCCCACCTATGGGCGGACCGAGTACGCGATCCTGAGCGCCGCGAATTTCAAGCGCATGTTCATCCCCAAGGGGTTCGGACACGCCTACGCCACTATCATGCCGGACACGGAGTTCCAGTACAAGGTGGATGCGCCGTATTCCCCGGCCCACGAGGGCGGGCTTGCCTGGAACGATCCGGACATCGGCATGGATTGGAAACCCGCCCTGCAGGGCCGGGAGCCCATTCTTTCCGAAAAGGACCGGCTGTTGCCGGGACTTGCCGGGTTCACCTCTTCCTTTACTTTCAAGGATTGA
- a CDS encoding mannose-1-phosphate guanylyltransferase/mannose-6-phosphate isomerase, with protein sequence MNHNEQVGTPFAEDCHAIILAGGSGTRLWPLSRNLLPKQLLVLGGTSTLLQQTVGRVLEVFPPDHIWVVTNEEHVFEVRKQVTALDKNLEGQVLSEPLGRNTLPAIMLGLDKVVEANPKALAAVFPSDHLIRNGKAWINDLARASEMAARKRFVTFGVQPDKPETGYGYIALGEPVADNAFAVDGFVEKPDFLTADRFLREGTHLWNSGMFLFSAKHFLTQVARCEPVLWSWWMARDEVPLVQGYRDIPDISVDYGVVEKIDNITVVKAGFEWDDLGSWEAMYRLGDKDADGNVIQGDVLAMNCRNCLLISEGGKLAVSGLEDMIMVQTRDATLACPMSRVQTVRDVVAALKAQGSRLVESHPTVYRPWGNYTVLEEGPQYKIKRIQVSPGACLSSQMHHHRSEHWVVVDGTAEVEVNNQALILVENQSVDIPKASQHRLANPGKVPLNIIEIQSGPYLEEDDIVRFDDVYGRAQK encoded by the coding sequence ATGAATCATAATGAACAGGTCGGGACGCCTTTTGCCGAGGACTGCCACGCCATTATTCTGGCGGGCGGGTCCGGTACCAGGCTTTGGCCGTTGTCCAGGAATTTGCTGCCCAAGCAGTTGCTTGTGCTGGGGGGGACTTCCACCCTGTTGCAGCAGACCGTGGGCCGCGTCCTTGAGGTCTTTCCGCCCGATCACATCTGGGTGGTGACCAACGAGGAGCACGTCTTCGAGGTGCGTAAGCAGGTGACGGCCCTGGACAAAAATCTGGAAGGACAGGTTCTGTCCGAGCCGCTGGGGCGCAACACCCTGCCTGCCATCATGCTGGGCCTGGACAAGGTGGTGGAGGCCAATCCCAAGGCTTTGGCCGCCGTGTTCCCGTCCGATCATCTCATCCGCAACGGCAAGGCGTGGATCAACGACCTTGCGCGCGCCTCCGAAATGGCTGCCCGGAAGCGGTTCGTGACGTTCGGCGTGCAGCCGGACAAACCCGAGACCGGCTACGGCTACATCGCCTTGGGCGAGCCCGTGGCGGACAACGCCTTTGCCGTGGACGGGTTCGTGGAGAAGCCCGACTTCCTGACTGCGGACCGGTTCCTGCGCGAGGGCACCCATCTGTGGAATAGCGGCATGTTCCTGTTCTCCGCCAAGCATTTTCTGACACAGGTGGCCCGCTGCGAGCCGGTTCTGTGGAGCTGGTGGATGGCCCGTGACGAGGTCCCGCTGGTCCAGGGATATCGCGATATACCGGATATTTCCGTTGATTACGGGGTGGTCGAGAAGATCGACAACATCACCGTGGTCAAGGCCGGCTTCGAGTGGGATGACCTGGGCAGTTGGGAAGCCATGTACCGCCTCGGCGACAAGGACGCGGACGGCAATGTGATCCAGGGCGACGTCCTGGCCATGAACTGCCGCAACTGCCTGCTTATCAGCGAAGGCGGCAAGCTGGCCGTGTCCGGGCTTGAAGACATGATAATGGTTCAGACCCGGGATGCGACCCTGGCCTGTCCCATGAGCCGTGTTCAGACCGTGCGCGACGTTGTGGCCGCTCTCAAGGCGCAGGGCAGCCGGTTGGTGGAAAGCCACCCCACGGTGTATCGCCCGTGGGGCAACTACACGGTGCTGGAGGAGGGACCGCAATACAAGATCAAGCGCATTCAGGTCAGCCCCGGAGCGTGTCTGAGCTCCCAGATGCACCATCACCGAAGCGAGCATTGGGTGGTGGTCGACGGCACGGCCGAGGTGGAGGTGAACAACCAGGCGTTGATTCTTGTGGAAAATCAGTCCGTGGATATTCCCAAGGCTTCCCAGCATAGGCTGGCCAACCCTGGTAAGGTCCCGTTAAATATAATAGAAATTCAGAGCGGACCGTATCTTGAGGAGGACGACATCGTCCGCTTCGACGACGTTTATGGTCGTGCCCAGAAATAG
- a CDS encoding cytochrome c3 family protein gives MEERKASKRCGGAFPFIIGFLATCVLGWAVIPGLFFVEEEQPIWFSHAVHVDGQGMDCESCHYFRDDGSYAGFPTNEVCAECHAVDPEEAMEAIAEEGIDPNDYDAIMKAEIGAIEDNLASSDEKMMQAEREYVVKYLIQGKEVPWLNYQYQPDNVYFSHAAHMNLSIEELASLKKELSDVVDPSVFEGEAPEQNCNLCHLKDIHLNDEPPAFERNVLSGYSKMTMKMWKCERCHALQGQPNACYTCHK, from the coding sequence ATGGAGGAAAGAAAAGCATCGAAGCGGTGTGGAGGGGCATTCCCCTTTATCATCGGCTTCCTGGCTACCTGCGTCTTGGGCTGGGCCGTTATTCCCGGTCTGTTCTTCGTCGAAGAGGAGCAGCCGATCTGGTTCAGTCACGCCGTGCACGTAGACGGTCAGGGAATGGATTGCGAGAGCTGCCACTATTTCCGGGATGACGGCTCCTACGCCGGCTTCCCGACCAACGAAGTCTGCGCCGAATGTCACGCGGTCGATCCGGAGGAGGCCATGGAAGCCATCGCCGAGGAAGGCATCGACCCGAACGACTACGACGCCATCATGAAGGCCGAAATCGGAGCGATCGAGGACAATCTGGCTTCCTCGGACGAGAAGATGATGCAGGCCGAGCGCGAGTACGTGGTCAAGTACCTGATTCAGGGCAAGGAAGTGCCCTGGCTCAACTATCAGTACCAGCCGGACAACGTGTATTTCTCTCATGCTGCGCACATGAACCTCTCCATTGAGGAACTGGCGAGCCTGAAGAAAGAGCTGTCCGATGTGGTTGATCCCTCTGTCTTCGAGGGCGAGGCCCCCGAGCAGAACTGCAATCTCTGCCACCTGAAGGACATTCATCTGAACGATGAGCCGCCGGCTTTCGAGCGCAACGTCCTGTCCGGTTACAGCAAGATGACCATGAAGATGTGGAAGTGCGAACGGTGTCACGCCCTGCAGGGCCAGCCCAACGCCTGCTACACCTGTCACAAGTAA
- the qrcB gene encoding menaquinone reductase molybdopterin-binding-like subunit QrcB, whose product MSVARRTFIQLGAGATVGILFTPTVWKALDDVSIWTQNWPWIPKLKYGATEAKPTVSKMCESGCAVKVRTVAGEAFGTMGNEDNPLSGGGICPLCANGVQVKNSPTRIKAPMLDGQEISWEKAKEVVTEKLEAAGSKVAFISGDQTGTVNEVFSALLADKGSDAFYVMPGDMQAADKAWTGMMGGAGQIGYDLEGADLVLLAGADALESWGPTVANLKSFAANESGKFLFAGPMQTKTASVTSKWIPVPAEGMAAFTLGIVYYVLQAGKTVDTADFGQFKAMVMGDYSPAKVEAATGVKAERMAALAKDLLTASNPVVVPAGPVAAHGAAFALNLLLGGAMKALPEFGKAVSGAMSRSEMLKADVLEGVNTDLLFVYEANPAYALPEKVKAGFTVAFDCIQTETTASANLVLPTLHPYERFDDLASPYGVADATYSMGAPVCKPSVNAACAATFVLGLADLGFETFEEVLGAKAEAMGADMDSLTGGEAFVVEGETPRAASLAANVLGKAAAPVKGTGAVGLVPYTLLNVGTANRATTPNAPCTISNNQLVGDHMVVMMGSTTAKQLGVSVGSKVKLSGGKGECEALVQIFEGVMPGVVAAPLGLGHTVGDEFSKGKGDNVYKILTVNSEAATGASSWAGSTVNVAKI is encoded by the coding sequence ATGAGCGTAGCACGCAGAACTTTTATTCAGTTGGGTGCGGGCGCCACCGTCGGTATTCTTTTTACTCCGACGGTTTGGAAAGCCCTTGATGACGTGTCCATCTGGACACAGAACTGGCCCTGGATCCCCAAATTGAAATACGGGGCGACCGAGGCCAAACCCACCGTTTCCAAGATGTGCGAGTCCGGCTGTGCCGTGAAGGTCCGCACTGTCGCCGGAGAAGCCTTCGGTACCATGGGCAACGAGGACAACCCGCTTTCCGGCGGGGGCATCTGTCCTCTTTGCGCCAACGGCGTTCAGGTCAAGAACAGCCCGACCCGTATCAAGGCTCCCATGTTGGACGGCCAGGAAATCTCCTGGGAAAAGGCGAAGGAAGTCGTGACGGAGAAGCTTGAGGCGGCCGGTTCCAAGGTTGCCTTCATCTCCGGCGATCAGACCGGCACGGTCAATGAGGTCTTCTCCGCGCTGCTCGCGGACAAGGGCAGCGACGCCTTCTACGTCATGCCCGGCGACATGCAGGCCGCCGACAAGGCGTGGACCGGCATGATGGGCGGCGCCGGCCAGATCGGTTACGATCTGGAAGGGGCCGACCTGGTCCTGCTGGCCGGAGCCGACGCCCTGGAGTCCTGGGGTCCGACCGTGGCCAATCTCAAATCCTTTGCGGCCAATGAGTCCGGCAAGTTCCTCTTTGCCGGTCCCATGCAGACCAAGACCGCTTCCGTGACCTCCAAATGGATTCCGGTTCCGGCGGAGGGTATGGCCGCCTTCACCCTGGGCATCGTCTACTATGTCCTACAGGCCGGGAAGACCGTTGATACGGCCGACTTCGGCCAGTTCAAGGCCATGGTCATGGGCGACTACAGCCCGGCCAAGGTCGAGGCCGCCACCGGCGTCAAGGCCGAACGCATGGCCGCCCTGGCCAAGGACCTGTTGACCGCCTCCAATCCGGTGGTCGTGCCCGCAGGGCCTGTGGCCGCTCACGGCGCGGCGTTCGCCCTGAACCTGCTGCTCGGCGGCGCCATGAAGGCCCTGCCCGAGTTCGGCAAGGCCGTTTCCGGCGCCATGAGCCGCTCCGAGATGCTCAAGGCGGATGTCCTGGAGGGCGTGAACACCGATCTGCTCTTCGTTTACGAGGCCAACCCCGCTTACGCCCTGCCCGAAAAGGTCAAGGCTGGCTTCACGGTGGCCTTCGACTGCATCCAGACCGAAACCACCGCCTCGGCCAATCTGGTCCTGCCGACCCTGCATCCCTACGAGCGGTTCGACGACCTGGCCAGCCCCTACGGCGTGGCCGACGCCACCTACTCCATGGGCGCGCCGGTCTGCAAACCGTCCGTCAACGCGGCTTGCGCCGCCACCTTCGTCCTTGGTCTGGCCGATCTCGGTTTCGAGACCTTCGAGGAGGTCCTGGGAGCCAAGGCCGAAGCCATGGGCGCGGACATGGATTCCCTGACCGGCGGCGAAGCCTTCGTGGTCGAGGGCGAAACCCCGAGAGCCGCAAGTCTGGCCGCCAATGTGCTCGGCAAGGCCGCAGCGCCCGTCAAGGGTACCGGAGCCGTGGGACTGGTTCCCTATACTCTGCTCAACGTCGGAACGGCCAACCGGGCCACCACGCCCAACGCGCCGTGCACCATCAGCAACAACCAGCTGGTGGGCGACCACATGGTCGTCATGATGGGTTCCACCACCGCCAAGCAGCTCGGCGTTTCCGTCGGGTCCAAGGTGAAGCTCTCCGGCGGCAAGGGTGAATGCGAAGCCCTTGTGCAGATCTTCGAAGGCGTCATGCCCGGCGTCGTGGCCGCTCCTCTGGGGCTTGGCCATACCGTGGGCGACGAGTTCTCGAAGGGCAAGGGCGATAATGTCTACAAGATCCTCACGGTGAACTCCGAGGCTGCCACCGGCGCCTCCTCATGGGCCGGTTCCACTGTGAACGTCGCCAAAATCTAG